GGGTGGATCCACCAAGTTGAACTTCGCAGGGTCGTTCTTCggatcaaagtttccgatcccgGATCCAACAACGAAGAAGTTGTAACCGTGAAGATGGAATGGATGAGACTCCACTGATAGAAGGTTGGTGTCTTGAAGTACCAACTCCACCGTTGAATTGTATGCTACCTTACTGAGCCGTGGCAGGGTGCTTTGCGTGGTTCGGAGATTAGTCGTGAGTGGTGCACCGGTGTAGTTAAACGGTGCCAGAGGACGGTCGGGGAAGTCCATGGTGAACACCCCTTTAAGGTTGAAGTAGTGAGCTTGTAAGAGGCCGGTCCGAGGCATAACAAAGGTTATGTTGTTTAAAGAAGCAGTGAGAGCCGTTCCGTTCTGACAAGATGGACATGGGTTAACTCCCAATCCAATAGTGTAAAACAGATGACGGTCGACTTTAAGCGGTAAGGTCGCCGGAAACTGTGGCGAATTCAGGCTTCTAAGCTTGTCATTGTAACTCAAAGCAAAGGCAGTGTCATTTTGTGCTGGCAGATGAGGCATTCTTGGGATTATAGTGTTCGGGACGTCTCGGTATTGCAGTATAGCTGTCACAGTTTTGTTGTCTACCGGAATCTGTGCATCCATGAACGGCCTTGCCGCCATGAAATATCTGCCTGGTTGTTGGTCGGCTCGAACAAGGACGTTTGTTGTCTGACCGGGTGCTATTAGGACAGAGTCTGTTGCGAAAGGTTTGGTATAGACCGCGTCGATTTCCACTACTGTCATGCTGTGGCCGGCTATGGCAAAGAAAAGCTCGTCGTTGAGTGCAGCATTGATGATTCTCAAGAGGTACGTGCTTCCTTGCTCAACTTGTATTACAAAAGTGTCTGTTTTTGGAGTGTTTAGATTAACTTTTTTCTTGAAACCTTTCCCAATTTGCAACAAATAAACAGTAGTAGAAGACAATATTTGATAATCGAGGAGTTCGTATATCAAAACTTGAATCAAACGAAAGGATTAAATAGCTAAATTTCCCCTTACGTTTATCGGAACATGGGAAAAGAGGCCCCGGCTTGCCATTGATAGTATGTGCATCCGACATTCTTGGAGGCAATCCCAGTTGGTTTCCATGTTTGACAACCTCTTCAACATCATCATTCCACCACTCCCctgtttttttttctaataaacACGTTATGCACTTCGACAAGAAAACGAGTCGAGCTCGTGAGATTCATGGaattatgaatcacaaactcgagattaaaaattaatactcgTGAAACATCTAATATATATCTATACACGTATATAGTTTACGACGATgacgataaataaataaataattacctaggactaaattaaattcaaaatgaGGTTGAGGGAAAGGATAAGGGATTCCCTGTTTGGGCATTATGACAAAGGCACCATATACAGTGGCTCTCAGCCAAAAAATATGTGCATGCCACCATAATGTTCCTCTTTGCCCTGTTACATTGAAGTCGTAGGTATAGCTCTGCCCGGTCTGAACCGGACATTGCGTTATATACGCCGGTCCATCCGCCCAACCGTTTCGATATTGCTTTATTCCATGcctacaaaacattgaaaaaaatacaaatatatatttttttttttacaattttcgtCAAAAAAGGGTGAACTTCACTTTAGCGGTTTAAATGTTAGCATTTTATTATAGAATCACAAACCTTTAAACTAAATGGTTCGGGTTCTATAAAACCCGTTATTCGACCCAAATTCATGATGTATTTGAATCAAGAATGGTTGGAGGGGATAAATTGAAACGAAATTCAATCTTGATCaaagtaaaatatttatggatcatatattttttcatgaatagtATTGAAATTTTAGTACCAATGAATTGACATGTTATATCGTGCATGATTTGTAACATTAATTTGAACCCGGTCCCCTTCTCTAACATAGATTGTTGGCCCTGGAAACATTCCATTCACAGTCACAATTGGCTTGTCATGACACAATCTGCTCACATTCTTCACTCGAATCTGAAAAAATACACACATTTATACAAtaacaaaagtaaaaaaaaataaatatatacatttatAACATTCGATAAACGTTTATTTTCTCACATCGAACTTATATGTTTTCAGCGCAGCTTCGACTAGAGCCACTGACCTGAATCCCACGACACACGCGAACAAGAAACATAGAGTCCAACGATAGACTTTTTCCGAACCCATTTTTTTTATCCGAGTTTGGCTTAAATTAATGATTCTTACATGTTTtggacatgatttttataaggaCTTGATGGGAGGTTACTGGTTAAAATAAGCCATCAGTTTGTTTTAAAAAGAGTTGACTTACAAGCAATATATTGAAAGAGACTGCATGGGATGATAACTCTAGGAAAATTTGAGGTGAAATCTTGGTATTTTAAGTAGAAAGTAATGCTAAATATGTGTACGAGAGGTACATGCCAACCGTGAGATTTATAGGCCTTTATCGTTAAGAAAAAGGTACAAAATCTTGTGCAAGAATGGTTGTGTAATTAAATTCATTATGCTTTTGTTTCTAGATTTGTTGTCTATTATGTGATTGTGTTTTCACAaaactcttgtgaaacggtctcatgagtaaattttgtgagacatatcttctATTTAGgatatcaatgaaaaaatattattatttttattataaatatgagcagAATTGACCCGTATTACGAATAAAAATCCGTGAGAGTGTCTCACAATATACATACTCTTATGTTTTTAACTTGTTCCTCCAGTTATGCCTTACATACTCTTATGTTTTTAACTTGTTCCTCCAGTTATGCCTTAATTTCATGGATCCTTTGGTTGGTAGCATTTTTGGTACAAGGTTTTCTCTCTACTTGGcaaaattttgtgtgtgttGGTTTGGCATGGCGGTACATCGGGTAAAAAGATTTGTACCCGTCCAACTTGTTTAAACTTAAACTCAAATCGCTTTGCTCTAAACCCAAAATTAATGTGCTTGATacgatatttaatttttaactattacttattaaaaaaattaaatataaaaattcaaattgaacttcttatttattataacaaaacaaacccaaaatttctagaatattaattatatttgattaaaGAATCAAATGCGAGAgacaataaaatatttagagtttTAGATTcgagattttttaattttaatttaaaatttgggattgaaattttattattctaattTTAAAACTTTGGGAATGAAAAAAAATCGAGGAGGAGGGGTAaaaagtat
This genomic interval from Primulina huaijiensis isolate GDHJ02 chromosome 14, ASM1229523v2, whole genome shotgun sequence contains the following:
- the LOC140957093 gene encoding laccase-11-like isoform X2, whose protein sequence is MFLVRVCRGIQIRVKNVSRLCHDKPIVTVNGMFPGPTIYVREGDRVQINVTNHARYNMSIHWHGIKQYRNGWADGPAYITQCPVQTGQSYTYDFNVTGQRGTLWWHAHIFWLRATVYGAFVIMPKQGIPYPFPQPHFEFNLVLGEWWNDDVEEVVKHGNQLGLPPRMSDAHTINGKPGPLFPCSDKHTFVIQVEQGSTYLLRIINAALNDELFFAIAGHSMTVVEIDAVYTKPFATDSVLIAPGQTTNVLVRADQQPGRYFMAARPFMDAQIPVDNKTVTAILQYRDVPNTIIPRMPHLPAQNDTAFALSYNDKLRSLNSPQFPATLPLKVDRHLFYTIGLGVNPCPSCQNGTALTASLNNITFVMPRTGLLQAHYFNLKGVFTMDFPDRPLAPFNYTGAPLTTNLRTTQSTLPRLSKVAYNSTVELVLQDTNLLSVESHPFHLHGYNFFVVGSGIGNFDPKNDPAKFNLVDPPERNTVGVPTGGWTAIRFRADNPGVWFMHCHLELHTGWGLKTAFVVEDGPSPDLSVLPPPKDLPPC
- the LOC140957093 gene encoding laccase-11-like isoform X1, which gives rise to MGSEKVYRWTLCFLFACVVGFRSVALVEAALKTYKFDIRVKNVSRLCHDKPIVTVNGMFPGPTIYVREGDRVQINVTNHARYNMSIHWHGIKQYRNGWADGPAYITQCPVQTGQSYTYDFNVTGQRGTLWWHAHIFWLRATVYGAFVIMPKQGIPYPFPQPHFEFNLVLGEWWNDDVEEVVKHGNQLGLPPRMSDAHTINGKPGPLFPCSDKHTFVIQVEQGSTYLLRIINAALNDELFFAIAGHSMTVVEIDAVYTKPFATDSVLIAPGQTTNVLVRADQQPGRYFMAARPFMDAQIPVDNKTVTAILQYRDVPNTIIPRMPHLPAQNDTAFALSYNDKLRSLNSPQFPATLPLKVDRHLFYTIGLGVNPCPSCQNGTALTASLNNITFVMPRTGLLQAHYFNLKGVFTMDFPDRPLAPFNYTGAPLTTNLRTTQSTLPRLSKVAYNSTVELVLQDTNLLSVESHPFHLHGYNFFVVGSGIGNFDPKNDPAKFNLVDPPERNTVGVPTGGWTAIRFRADNPGVWFMHCHLELHTGWGLKTAFVVEDGPSPDLSVLPPPKDLPPC